The following proteins are encoded in a genomic region of Salvelinus namaycush isolate Seneca unplaced genomic scaffold, SaNama_1.0 Scaffold2507, whole genome shotgun sequence:
- the LOC120039073 gene encoding UPF0462 protein C4orf33 homolog isoform X2 yields MEFVISTTWDSLPVDHDPVKVTFSPGDGGMKMQVSAPFFNNPPGPSGPPGQPFPGLWDYEVVEAFFLDSTTVNYLEVEVCPHGQHLVLLLSGRGHAFMQQLPLSFTATITGNRWEGEALLPWCYFPPNVNKMNSYAIHGSGAGRTYESLYPVPQADLVEGQKPNFHLLEYFQDFRLQSIMGEDWVQPESDLWKGK; encoded by the exons ATGGAGTTTGTGATCAGCACCACATGGGACAGCCTTCCTGTGGATCATGACCCTGTGAAGGTGACGTTTTCTCccggggatggagggatgaagatgCAGGTGTCGGCCCCCTTCTTCAACAACCCCCCTGGTCCCTCCGGCCCTCCAGGACAGCCCTTCCCTGGCCTCTGGGACTATGAAG TGGTTGAGGCGTTCTTTCTGGACAGTACTACTGTGAACTATCTAGAGGTGGAAGTGTGTCC ACATGGACAACACTTGGTGTTACTGCTCTCTGGAAGAGGTCACGCATTCATG CAACAACTGCCCCTGTCGTTCACGGCAACCATCACAGGAAACAGGTGGGAGGGTGAGGCTCTTCTCCCCTGGTGTTACTTCCCCCCTAACGTCAACAAGATGAACTCGTACGCCATCCACGGGTCCGGGGCGGGGCGTACCTACGAGTCCCTCTACCCCGTCCCCCAGGCTGACCTGGTGGAGGGACAGAAGCCCAACTT CCACCTCTTGGAATATTTCCAAGACTTTCGCCTGCAAAGCATCATGGGAGAGGACTGGGTCCAGCCCGAGTCGGATCTCTGGAAGGGAAAGTGA